The proteins below are encoded in one region of Manis pentadactyla isolate mManPen7 chromosome 2, mManPen7.hap1, whole genome shotgun sequence:
- the LOC118922298 gene encoding phosphatidylinositol 3,4,5-trisphosphate 3-phosphatase TPTE2-like isoform X10, which yields MVCAILIASEIFKTAEDTLYYFGERRTDRSISAKFQGVETPSQSRYVGYFADVKNIYNWTLPPVKVLTMKEVIIHSIRGVGKGNGNDLKIQITMQQKTVFSCSASKNCTITHDVEADRVIFNLINCPPLYDDVKMQFFCPNLPKYYDNCPFFFWFHTSFIQSNRLYLSRTELDNPHRPKTWNIYRPGFAVEVCFDEVLAGT from the exons ATGGTGTGTGCCATCCTTATTgccagtgaaatatttaaaactgcAGAG GACACCCTTTATTACTTTGGAGAACGACGAACAGATAGAAGCATCAGTGCTAAATTTCAGGGGGTAGAGACTCCTTCTCAg AGCAGATATGTCGGATACTTTGCGGATGTGAAAAATATCTACAACTGGACTCTCCCTCCAGTAAAAGTGCTCACGATGAAAGAGGTCATTATTCATTCGATTCGTG gtGTTGGAAAAGGCAATGGAAATgatctaaaaatacaaataacaatgCAGCAAAAGACCGTCTTTTCCTGTTCTGCTTCCAAAAACTGTACG ATAACTCACGATGTTGAAGCAGACAGAGTGATATTTAACCTGATCAACTGTCCGCCTCTGTATGATGATGTGAAAATGCAGTTTTTCTGTCCG AATCTTCCTAAATACTATGACAACTGCCCATTTTTCTTCTGGTTCCATACATCTTTCATACAAAGTAACAG GCTTTATCTTTCAAGAACTGAATTGGATAATCCCCATAGACCCAAAACATGGAACATTTACCGTCCCGGGTTTGCGGTTGAGGTCTGTTTTGATGAAGTCTTGGCTGGTACCTAA
- the SLC25A15 gene encoding mitochondrial ornithine transporter 1 isoform X5, translating to MKSSPAIQAAIDLTAGAAGGTACVLTGQPFDTMKVKMQTFPSLYRGLSDCCLKTYSQVVQKVVGLDKQAKLSDLQNAAAGSFASAFAALVLCPTELVKCRLQTMHEMETSGKIARSQNTVWSVVKSILRKEGPLGFYQGLSSTLLREVPGYFLFFGGYELSRSFFASGRSKDDLGPVPLMLSGGVGGICLWLAVYPVDCVKSRIQVLSMSGKQAGFIGTFISVVKNEGVTALYSGLKPTVIRAFPANGALFLAYEYSRKLMMNQFEAH from the exons ATGAAGTCCAGCCCTGCCATCCAAGCTGCCATCGACCTCACGGCAGGGGCCGCAG GGGGCACAGCGTGTGTCCTGACCGGGCAGCCCTTCGACACAATGAAGGTGAAGATGCAGACATTCCCCAGCTTGTACAGGGGCCTCTCCGACTGCTGCCTGAAGACCTACTCGCAG GTGGTGCAGAAAGTGGTGGGACTGGACAAGCAGGCTAAGCTGAG TGACCTGCAGAACGCGGCCGCCGGCTCCTTCGCCTCTGCGTTTGCTGCGCTGGTGCTCTGCCCCACTGAGCTTGTCAAATGCCGGCTGCAGACCATGCATGAGATGGAGACGTCCGGAAAGATCGCCAGAAGCCAGAA TACAGTTTGGTCTGTTGTGAAGAGCATCCTGAGGAAGGAGGGTCCCTTGGGCTTCTACCAGGGACTCTCGAGCACTTTACTCCGAGAAGTACCTGGCTATTTCCTCTTCTTCGGCGGCTATGAGCTGAGCCGGTCATTTTTTGCATCAGGAAGATCGAAAGATGACCTAG GCCCCGTCCCTCTGATGCTAAGTGGTGGAGTTGGTGGAATCTGCCTCTGGCTGGCTGTTTACCCAGTGGACTGTGTCAAATCCAGAATTCAAGTTCTGTCCATGTCCGGAAAACAAGCTGGATTTATCGGAACCTTTATAAGTGTTGTGAAAAACGAAG GAGTGACGGCCTTGTACTCTGGACTGAAGCCTACGGTGATCCGAGCATTCCCTGCCAACGGGGCGCTGTTCCTGGCCTACGAGTACAGCAGGAAGCTGATGATGAACCAGTTCGAAGCGCACTGA
- the SLC25A15 gene encoding mitochondrial ornithine transporter 1 isoform X4 has protein sequence MKSSPAIQAAIDLTAGAAGNSRENPVFCSRGTACVLTGQPFDTMKVKMQTFPSLYRGLSDCCLKTYSQVVQKVVGLDKQAKLSDLQNAAAGSFASAFAALVLCPTELVKCRLQTMHEMETSGKIARSQNTVWSVVKSILRKEGPLGFYQGLSSTLLREVPGYFLFFGGYELSRSFFASGRSKDDLGPVPLMLSGGVGGICLWLAVYPVDCVKSRIQVLSMSGKQAGFIGTFISVVKNEGVTALYSGLKPTVIRAFPANGALFLAYEYSRKLMMNQFEAH, from the exons ATGAAGTCCAGCCCTGCCATCCAAGCTGCCATCGACCTCACGGCAGGGGCCGCAGGTAACTCCAGAGAAAACCCTGTCTTCTGTTCAA GGGGCACAGCGTGTGTCCTGACCGGGCAGCCCTTCGACACAATGAAGGTGAAGATGCAGACATTCCCCAGCTTGTACAGGGGCCTCTCCGACTGCTGCCTGAAGACCTACTCGCAG GTGGTGCAGAAAGTGGTGGGACTGGACAAGCAGGCTAAGCTGAG TGACCTGCAGAACGCGGCCGCCGGCTCCTTCGCCTCTGCGTTTGCTGCGCTGGTGCTCTGCCCCACTGAGCTTGTCAAATGCCGGCTGCAGACCATGCATGAGATGGAGACGTCCGGAAAGATCGCCAGAAGCCAGAA TACAGTTTGGTCTGTTGTGAAGAGCATCCTGAGGAAGGAGGGTCCCTTGGGCTTCTACCAGGGACTCTCGAGCACTTTACTCCGAGAAGTACCTGGCTATTTCCTCTTCTTCGGCGGCTATGAGCTGAGCCGGTCATTTTTTGCATCAGGAAGATCGAAAGATGACCTAG GCCCCGTCCCTCTGATGCTAAGTGGTGGAGTTGGTGGAATCTGCCTCTGGCTGGCTGTTTACCCAGTGGACTGTGTCAAATCCAGAATTCAAGTTCTGTCCATGTCCGGAAAACAAGCTGGATTTATCGGAACCTTTATAAGTGTTGTGAAAAACGAAG GAGTGACGGCCTTGTACTCTGGACTGAAGCCTACGGTGATCCGAGCATTCCCTGCCAACGGGGCGCTGTTCCTGGCCTACGAGTACAGCAGGAAGCTGATGATGAACCAGTTCGAAGCGCACTGA
- the SLC25A15 gene encoding mitochondrial ornithine transporter 1 isoform X1 — translation MKSSPAIQAAIDLTAGAAGNSRENPVFCSRGTACVLTGQPFDTMKVKMQTFPSLYRGLSDCCLKTYSQVGFRGFYKGTSPALIANIAENSVLFMCYGFCQQVVQKVVGLDKQAKLSDLQNAAAGSFASAFAALVLCPTELVKCRLQTMHEMETSGKIARSQNTVWSVVKSILRKEGPLGFYQGLSSTLLREVPGYFLFFGGYELSRSFFASGRSKDDLGPVPLMLSGGVGGICLWLAVYPVDCVKSRIQVLSMSGKQAGFIGTFISVVKNEGVTALYSGLKPTVIRAFPANGALFLAYEYSRKLMMNQFEAH, via the exons ATGAAGTCCAGCCCTGCCATCCAAGCTGCCATCGACCTCACGGCAGGGGCCGCAGGTAACTCCAGAGAAAACCCTGTCTTCTGTTCAA GGGGCACAGCGTGTGTCCTGACCGGGCAGCCCTTCGACACAATGAAGGTGAAGATGCAGACATTCCCCAGCTTGTACAGGGGCCTCTCCGACTGCTGCCTGAAGACCTACTCGCAGGTGGGCTTCCGGGGATTCTACAAGGGGACCAGCCCGGCGCTGATCGCCAACATCGCCGAGAACTCTGTCCTCTTCATGTGCTACGGCTTCTGCCAGCAGGTGGTGCAGAAAGTGGTGGGACTGGACAAGCAGGCTAAGCTGAG TGACCTGCAGAACGCGGCCGCCGGCTCCTTCGCCTCTGCGTTTGCTGCGCTGGTGCTCTGCCCCACTGAGCTTGTCAAATGCCGGCTGCAGACCATGCATGAGATGGAGACGTCCGGAAAGATCGCCAGAAGCCAGAA TACAGTTTGGTCTGTTGTGAAGAGCATCCTGAGGAAGGAGGGTCCCTTGGGCTTCTACCAGGGACTCTCGAGCACTTTACTCCGAGAAGTACCTGGCTATTTCCTCTTCTTCGGCGGCTATGAGCTGAGCCGGTCATTTTTTGCATCAGGAAGATCGAAAGATGACCTAG GCCCCGTCCCTCTGATGCTAAGTGGTGGAGTTGGTGGAATCTGCCTCTGGCTGGCTGTTTACCCAGTGGACTGTGTCAAATCCAGAATTCAAGTTCTGTCCATGTCCGGAAAACAAGCTGGATTTATCGGAACCTTTATAAGTGTTGTGAAAAACGAAG GAGTGACGGCCTTGTACTCTGGACTGAAGCCTACGGTGATCCGAGCATTCCCTGCCAACGGGGCGCTGTTCCTGGCCTACGAGTACAGCAGGAAGCTGATGATGAACCAGTTCGAAGCGCACTGA
- the SLC25A15 gene encoding mitochondrial ornithine transporter 1 isoform X2, whose amino-acid sequence MKSSPAIQAAIDLTAGAAGGTACVLTGQPFDTMKVKMQTFPSLYRGLSDCCLKTYSQVGFRGFYKGTSPALIANIAENSVLFMCYGFCQQVVQKVVGLDKQAKLSDLQNAAAGSFASAFAALVLCPTELVKCRLQTMHEMETSGKIARSQNTVWSVVKSILRKEGPLGFYQGLSSTLLREVPGYFLFFGGYELSRSFFASGRSKDDLGPVPLMLSGGVGGICLWLAVYPVDCVKSRIQVLSMSGKQAGFIGTFISVVKNEGVTALYSGLKPTVIRAFPANGALFLAYEYSRKLMMNQFEAH is encoded by the exons ATGAAGTCCAGCCCTGCCATCCAAGCTGCCATCGACCTCACGGCAGGGGCCGCAG GGGGCACAGCGTGTGTCCTGACCGGGCAGCCCTTCGACACAATGAAGGTGAAGATGCAGACATTCCCCAGCTTGTACAGGGGCCTCTCCGACTGCTGCCTGAAGACCTACTCGCAGGTGGGCTTCCGGGGATTCTACAAGGGGACCAGCCCGGCGCTGATCGCCAACATCGCCGAGAACTCTGTCCTCTTCATGTGCTACGGCTTCTGCCAGCAGGTGGTGCAGAAAGTGGTGGGACTGGACAAGCAGGCTAAGCTGAG TGACCTGCAGAACGCGGCCGCCGGCTCCTTCGCCTCTGCGTTTGCTGCGCTGGTGCTCTGCCCCACTGAGCTTGTCAAATGCCGGCTGCAGACCATGCATGAGATGGAGACGTCCGGAAAGATCGCCAGAAGCCAGAA TACAGTTTGGTCTGTTGTGAAGAGCATCCTGAGGAAGGAGGGTCCCTTGGGCTTCTACCAGGGACTCTCGAGCACTTTACTCCGAGAAGTACCTGGCTATTTCCTCTTCTTCGGCGGCTATGAGCTGAGCCGGTCATTTTTTGCATCAGGAAGATCGAAAGATGACCTAG GCCCCGTCCCTCTGATGCTAAGTGGTGGAGTTGGTGGAATCTGCCTCTGGCTGGCTGTTTACCCAGTGGACTGTGTCAAATCCAGAATTCAAGTTCTGTCCATGTCCGGAAAACAAGCTGGATTTATCGGAACCTTTATAAGTGTTGTGAAAAACGAAG GAGTGACGGCCTTGTACTCTGGACTGAAGCCTACGGTGATCCGAGCATTCCCTGCCAACGGGGCGCTGTTCCTGGCCTACGAGTACAGCAGGAAGCTGATGATGAACCAGTTCGAAGCGCACTGA